One genomic segment of Chitinophaga sancti includes these proteins:
- a CDS encoding MFS transporter: MDSTTIGRYRWRICALLFFATTINYIDRQVIGLLKPTLSESFHWTETDFAHIMTAFSAAYAVGLLFFGRLVDKIGTKMGYILSIVVWSVAAILHALAKTTLGFGVARVFLGLGESGNFPVAIKTVAEWFPKKERALATGIFNSGANIGAVLAPIVVPWLNGRYGWQQAFIWTGVIGFIWLIFWVIWYEIPARHKQLTQAEYDYIHSDDLVEAPVKDIDPHPKSVSWRKLLSIRQTWAFVFGKLLTDPIWWFFLFWLPSYFADTYHLDFTRPNPQLMLIYTATTIGSIGGGYLSSWLIKKGWPVFKARKTSMFIFAIAVTPVIFIQYATNMWVVVGLIALAAAAHQAWSANIFTTASDMFPKYAVSSVVGLGGMAGSVGGSLFPLVVGYLLDHYKLLGNITIGYNILFVICGCIYLVAWLMMHIFAPKMERVSFD, encoded by the coding sequence ATGGATTCCACAACTATAGGTAGGTATCGCTGGCGCATTTGTGCGTTATTGTTTTTTGCGACCACTATCAACTATATAGACCGTCAGGTGATTGGTCTGCTCAAGCCCACATTATCTGAGTCTTTTCACTGGACTGAAACAGACTTTGCCCATATCATGACTGCCTTTTCTGCTGCCTATGCCGTTGGTTTATTATTCTTCGGCCGGTTGGTAGATAAGATAGGTACAAAGATGGGGTATATACTATCCATCGTTGTATGGAGTGTAGCCGCCATCTTACATGCATTGGCCAAAACAACGCTGGGCTTCGGTGTGGCGAGAGTTTTCCTGGGCCTTGGAGAATCTGGCAACTTCCCTGTTGCTATCAAAACCGTAGCAGAATGGTTCCCTAAAAAAGAAAGGGCGCTGGCTACCGGTATCTTCAATTCAGGAGCCAATATCGGTGCGGTATTAGCACCTATAGTAGTACCCTGGTTAAATGGTAGATATGGCTGGCAACAGGCCTTTATATGGACAGGGGTGATTGGTTTTATCTGGCTCATCTTCTGGGTGATCTGGTACGAAATTCCTGCACGTCACAAACAACTGACACAGGCAGAGTATGACTACATTCACAGTGATGATTTAGTAGAAGCACCTGTAAAGGATATAGATCCTCATCCAAAAAGTGTATCCTGGAGAAAGCTGTTAAGTATCCGTCAAACCTGGGCATTCGTATTTGGAAAGTTGCTCACAGATCCCATCTGGTGGTTCTTCCTCTTCTGGTTACCATCTTATTTTGCAGACACTTATCATCTTGATTTCACCAGGCCCAATCCGCAGCTGATGCTGATATACACAGCTACCACCATTGGTAGCATCGGCGGTGGTTATTTGTCTTCATGGCTGATAAAAAAAGGCTGGCCAGTATTCAAAGCAAGAAAGACATCGATGTTCATATTCGCCATCGCAGTCACACCGGTTATATTTATTCAATACGCTACCAATATGTGGGTCGTAGTGGGCCTCATTGCCCTCGCCGCTGCTGCACACCAGGCATGGTCTGCAAACATCTTTACGACAGCATCAGACATGTTCCCTAAATACGCAGTCAGTTCTGTAGTTGGATTAGGTGGAATGGCAGGTTCAGTAGGAGGGAGCTTATTTCCCTTAGTTGTAGGATACTTATTAGATCATTATAAACTTCTTGGCAACATCACCATCGGCTATAACATCCTCTTCGTAATATGCGGATGTATCTATTTAGTCGCATGGCTCATGATGCATATCTTCGCCCCCAAAATGGAGCGTGTATCATTTGATTAA
- a CDS encoding bifunctional 4-hydroxy-2-oxoglutarate aldolase/2-dehydro-3-deoxy-phosphogluconate aldolase: MAIAASTIVSAFEKSKIIPVFYHDDEATCIQVMTACYAAGIRVFEFTNRGEHARRNFAAMRDKKLVEMPDLYLGIGTIKNAEEAKAFAGAGADFIISPITDVSIADACKEADIVWVPGCMTPSEIATAEKTGARFVKLFPGSLLGPDYVTAIKPLFPDMKFMPTGGVAPTKESIQTWLNAGVVCVGMGSNLLNKDLIAKQDWDGLKAQLSKVVDIVKSL, translated from the coding sequence ATGGCAATAGCCGCATCTACCATAGTCTCAGCTTTTGAGAAAAGCAAGATCATCCCGGTGTTTTATCATGATGATGAAGCCACTTGTATTCAGGTCATGACCGCGTGTTATGCCGCTGGCATCAGGGTATTTGAATTCACTAACAGGGGAGAACATGCACGTCGCAACTTTGCCGCCATGCGTGATAAAAAACTGGTAGAAATGCCTGATCTGTACCTGGGCATTGGTACCATTAAGAATGCAGAAGAAGCAAAGGCATTTGCAGGTGCAGGTGCTGATTTCATCATCAGTCCGATTACTGATGTAAGTATTGCAGATGCCTGCAAAGAAGCTGACATTGTATGGGTACCGGGTTGTATGACCCCTTCCGAAATAGCTACCGCCGAAAAAACAGGTGCACGTTTCGTAAAACTGTTCCCGGGTAGTCTGTTAGGCCCTGATTATGTCACTGCTATCAAGCCACTCTTCCCCGACATGAAATTTATGCCGACAGGTGGTGTAGCTCCTACCAAAGAAAGTATACAGACCTGGCTGAATGCAGGGGTGGTATGTGTAGGCATGGGTTCAAACTTATTGAACAAAGACCTGATTGCAAAACAGGATTGGGATGGCCTGAAAGCTCAATTGTCCAAAGTAGTTGACATCGTAAAAAGCCTGTAA
- a CDS encoding sugar kinase, whose amino-acid sequence MKPVKVISFGEILLRLSPQWEQHNAALYIGGAEANVAAALAKWGTSVAYISRMPDNGIAHEVEQQLQHLGVTTDRMIRGGDRIGIYYLEQGKDLKNAGVVYDRKYSSFSQLQPGTVDWDSLLGDAEWFHWSALTPALNEDTAIICKEVLEAATRKGLFISTDLNYRSRLWQYGKQPFAVMPELVAYCDLVMGNIWAAHTMLDTNLNTVALEANSREVYLQQAHEVALEITEKFPRCKQVAFTYRFSHAPTHNLYYATWYDNGTLSVSKQYETSEVVDRVGSGDSFMAGLIHARLSGMDAQETISFAAAAAWSKLFLKGDFNLTDKADILKLI is encoded by the coding sequence ATGAAACCAGTTAAAGTCATTTCCTTTGGAGAAATATTGCTCCGCCTGTCACCGCAATGGGAACAGCACAATGCTGCCCTCTATATAGGAGGTGCGGAAGCCAATGTAGCAGCGGCCCTGGCTAAATGGGGTACCTCTGTAGCATACATCAGCCGTATGCCTGACAATGGTATCGCGCATGAAGTAGAACAACAATTACAGCATTTAGGCGTCACTACAGATCGTATGATAAGAGGTGGAGACCGCATTGGTATCTATTACCTCGAGCAGGGGAAGGACCTGAAAAATGCAGGTGTGGTATACGACCGTAAATATTCTTCCTTTAGCCAGTTACAACCGGGAACGGTAGATTGGGACAGCCTCCTGGGTGATGCGGAATGGTTCCACTGGAGTGCCCTCACGCCCGCCCTGAATGAAGATACCGCCATTATTTGCAAAGAAGTACTGGAAGCTGCTACCCGCAAAGGATTATTCATCTCTACGGATCTTAACTACCGTAGCAGACTATGGCAATATGGTAAACAGCCATTCGCCGTAATGCCTGAACTGGTAGCATATTGTGACCTGGTGATGGGCAATATCTGGGCGGCACATACCATGTTGGATACAAACCTGAATACCGTAGCACTGGAAGCCAACAGCAGGGAAGTATACCTGCAACAGGCACATGAAGTCGCCCTGGAAATTACAGAGAAATTCCCCCGTTGCAAACAAGTGGCATTTACCTATCGCTTCTCGCATGCACCTACCCATAATCTGTATTACGCTACCTGGTATGACAATGGTACGCTGAGTGTATCCAAACAATACGAAACCAGTGAAGTGGTAGACAGAGTAGGGAGTGGTGATAGTTTCATGGCAGGATTAATTCATGCCCGTTTAAGTGGTATGGATGCACAGGAAACCATTTCATTTGCCGCAGCCGCAGCATGGTCTAAACTATTCCTGAAAGGAGATTTTAATTTAACAGACAAAGCAGATATCCTAAAACTGATTTAA
- the uxaC gene encoding glucuronate isomerase, with the protein MKAFMDADFLLKTETAKQLFHDYAKEMPIIDYHNHLPPDEIANNRQFESLTAIWLKGDHYKWRAMRANGVAEQFVTGDADDLTKFKQWAATVPYTMRNPLYHWTHMELQNPFGVKQLLDASNAEWVYDHCNEQLPHWRTQTLLKHFKVTTLCTTDDPCDNLEHHKAIRQSGFDIHVLPTFRPDKAIAVEDAQAFNAYADKLGMVANMPTGSYHQFMEALRSRHDYFHEAGGRLSDHGISTFYNTAFTASELETIYAKLRAGKEISTAEALQFKTGTLHLICEWNHERGWVQQFHVGAIRNNNSRLLQQIGADAGVDSIGDWQVAIAMSGFLDGLDKKNKLAKTVLYNLNPSYNEVFATMAGNFQDGTVPGKIQFGSGWWFLDQKDGMEKQMNTLSNMGLLSRFVGMLTDSRSFLSWSRHEYFRRILCNLLGDDVENGELPGDINWLGKMVQDICYNNARSYFGF; encoded by the coding sequence ATGAAGGCTTTTATGGATGCCGATTTCCTGTTAAAAACGGAAACAGCTAAGCAGTTATTCCACGATTATGCAAAAGAGATGCCTATCATCGATTATCATAATCACTTACCACCAGATGAAATAGCAAACAACCGGCAGTTTGAAAGTTTGACAGCCATCTGGCTCAAAGGCGATCATTACAAATGGAGAGCTATGCGCGCAAACGGTGTTGCAGAGCAATTCGTGACCGGTGATGCCGATGACCTGACCAAATTCAAACAATGGGCAGCCACCGTACCTTATACTATGCGCAATCCATTGTACCACTGGACCCATATGGAGTTGCAAAACCCATTTGGTGTAAAGCAATTACTGGATGCTTCCAATGCTGAATGGGTGTACGATCATTGCAATGAACAACTTCCACACTGGCGTACACAGACCCTGCTCAAGCATTTCAAGGTCACGACACTCTGCACAACAGATGATCCTTGCGATAACCTGGAGCATCATAAAGCGATCAGACAATCTGGTTTTGACATTCATGTATTGCCTACTTTCCGCCCCGATAAGGCGATAGCGGTAGAAGATGCACAAGCATTCAACGCCTACGCGGATAAGCTGGGAATGGTAGCTAATATGCCCACAGGCAGCTATCACCAGTTTATGGAAGCATTGCGCAGCAGGCATGATTATTTTCATGAAGCCGGCGGACGCCTCTCTGATCATGGTATCAGCACATTTTACAACACGGCATTTACTGCCTCTGAACTCGAAACCATCTACGCCAAACTGAGAGCCGGCAAAGAAATCAGCACAGCAGAAGCCCTGCAATTCAAAACCGGTACCCTCCACCTGATCTGTGAATGGAATCATGAAAGAGGTTGGGTACAGCAATTTCACGTAGGGGCGATCCGGAATAACAACAGCCGATTGTTACAGCAAATTGGCGCTGATGCAGGAGTTGATTCCATCGGTGACTGGCAGGTAGCAATTGCGATGTCTGGTTTTCTGGATGGCCTTGACAAGAAAAATAAATTAGCTAAAACCGTCCTATACAACCTGAATCCTTCTTATAACGAAGTGTTTGCTACCATGGCTGGCAACTTCCAGGATGGCACTGTACCGGGGAAAATACAATTTGGTTCTGGCTGGTGGTTCCTGGATCAGAAAGATGGCATGGAAAAACAAATGAACACATTGAGCAATATGGGCCTGCTAAGTCGTTTTGTAGGTATGCTCACAGATTCAAGAAGTTTCCTGTCCTGGTCACGTCATGAATATTTTCGCCGTATTTTGTGCAACCTCCTGGGTGATGATGTGGAAAACGGAGAGTTGCCTGGCGATATCAACTGGTTAGGAAAAATGGTGCAGGATATTTGTTATAATAATGCCAGATCGTATTTTGGATTTTAG
- a CDS encoding tagaturonate reductase, with amino-acid sequence MLPTLNKAYLLQHPELGVSGRYFTFPEKILQFGTGVLLRGLVDYLVDKANKAGQFEGRIVVVKSTDGETTEFTSQDNLFTTHIKGVAQGELVDQQLINASISRVLQSNAEWNEVLETVHQPALQIIISNTTEVGIQYVPEKIEGIVPVSYPGKLLAVLWERYQCFKGAPHTGFVIVPTELVVNNGNLLKDTVLKLAAYNDMPVEFQTWIAADNSFCNSLVDRIVPGKPKELPPAGYTDQLWINAEPFLLWAIEGDAGIAKILNFHQADARMLITPDITPYREQKLRILNGSHTASVPLGYLRGLNTVYECMEDPYMRAFFRTVVIDEILPTIKDTCPQAPLFAEDVLDRFANPSIAHKLLSITFQESSKMNARNVRTFVRYYEQQGKVPPAMCQGFAAMILFLRPAKQENGQYFGARGTEYYQITDDRAAIFAGYWQQYNDIPQLVKAISADTTLWEADLSALSGFTTAVAGHLQEMLENQAALIK; translated from the coding sequence ATGTTACCAACATTAAATAAAGCATATCTGCTGCAACACCCGGAATTGGGTGTTTCCGGGCGCTACTTTACTTTCCCGGAGAAGATCCTCCAGTTTGGTACCGGCGTGCTTTTACGTGGCCTCGTCGACTACCTCGTTGACAAAGCTAACAAAGCCGGCCAGTTCGAAGGAAGGATCGTAGTCGTAAAATCCACGGATGGAGAAACTACCGAATTTACCTCCCAGGACAATCTCTTCACTACCCACATCAAGGGCGTAGCCCAGGGGGAATTGGTGGATCAACAGCTAATAAACGCTTCTATTAGCCGAGTTTTGCAATCGAATGCAGAGTGGAACGAAGTACTAGAAACTGTCCACCAGCCTGCATTACAGATTATTATTTCCAATACCACCGAAGTAGGCATTCAGTACGTTCCTGAAAAGATTGAAGGCATTGTCCCAGTTTCTTACCCCGGCAAGTTACTCGCCGTACTATGGGAGCGCTATCAGTGTTTTAAAGGCGCCCCCCATACCGGTTTTGTTATCGTACCTACCGAATTAGTAGTGAACAATGGAAACTTATTAAAGGACACCGTCCTGAAACTGGCTGCTTACAATGACATGCCAGTTGAATTCCAAACCTGGATCGCAGCCGATAACAGCTTCTGCAATTCCCTGGTAGACAGGATCGTGCCCGGCAAACCAAAGGAATTGCCACCTGCAGGGTATACCGACCAACTCTGGATCAATGCGGAACCTTTTCTGCTCTGGGCCATCGAAGGGGATGCCGGCATCGCCAAAATCCTCAACTTCCACCAGGCCGATGCCCGCATGCTCATTACCCCGGATATCACGCCTTACAGGGAGCAGAAATTGCGCATTCTGAATGGTAGTCACACCGCTTCAGTGCCATTAGGTTACCTGAGAGGACTGAATACCGTGTATGAATGTATGGAGGACCCTTACATGCGTGCATTTTTCAGAACAGTGGTCATCGACGAAATACTGCCTACCATTAAAGATACCTGCCCACAGGCGCCATTATTTGCAGAAGATGTACTGGACAGATTTGCCAATCCATCTATTGCACATAAGCTACTGAGCATTACCTTCCAGGAGAGTAGTAAGATGAATGCCCGCAACGTACGCACTTTTGTAAGGTATTATGAGCAGCAGGGCAAGGTACCACCCGCTATGTGCCAGGGTTTTGCCGCCATGATCCTCTTCCTTCGCCCTGCGAAGCAGGAAAATGGCCAGTACTTTGGTGCAAGAGGTACAGAATATTATCAGATCACCGACGACCGCGCAGCCATCTTTGCCGGTTATTGGCAACAGTATAACGATATTCCACAACTGGTAAAAGCCATCAGTGCCGATACCACATTGTGGGAAGCTGACCTGTCAGCATTGTCCGGGTTCACAACAGCTGTGGCAGGACATTTACAGGAAATGTTGGAGAATCAAGCAGCGTTAATTAAGTAA
- the mnmA gene encoding tRNA 2-thiouridine(34) synthase MnmA, whose product MSRHGKVLVAMSGGIDSTVTALMLHEQGYEVVGITMKTWDYASAGSSKKETGCCNLDSFNDARAAAVHHGFPHFVLDIREEFGDYVINNFVEEYMAGRTPNPCVLCNTHIKWRALMKRADAMDCAFIATGHYAKIREENNRWVLSKGLDELKDQSYVLWGLEQDVLARTILPLGQYRKTEIRQMAEDFGYPELAKKAESYEICFVPDNDYRGFLKRRVDGLEEQVNGGNFVLSDGTIVGHHKGYPFYTIGQRKGLDIALGRPIYVTEIIPETNTVVLGDEEELNRTETLVAGINYIKYDHIPEGMEAITKIRYKDKGALSNLYNVDGKVKVNFYGNVKGIAPGQSAVFYEGDDVIAGGIIQRSL is encoded by the coding sequence ATGAGCAGACATGGCAAAGTGCTGGTAGCAATGAGCGGCGGTATTGATAGTACCGTTACCGCCCTGATGCTGCACGAGCAGGGTTATGAAGTGGTGGGTATCACCATGAAAACCTGGGATTACGCTTCTGCCGGCTCCAGTAAGAAAGAAACCGGGTGTTGTAACCTGGATTCTTTTAATGACGCACGGGCTGCGGCTGTACATCACGGCTTCCCCCACTTCGTCCTGGACATCCGGGAAGAATTTGGCGACTACGTTATCAACAACTTCGTCGAGGAATATATGGCTGGACGCACGCCGAACCCGTGCGTGCTGTGCAATACGCATATAAAATGGCGGGCGCTCATGAAACGGGCAGATGCGATGGATTGTGCTTTTATTGCTACGGGGCATTATGCCAAAATTCGTGAGGAGAATAATCGCTGGGTGCTGAGTAAAGGGCTGGATGAGCTGAAGGACCAGAGTTATGTGCTTTGGGGATTGGAGCAGGATGTATTGGCGCGGACTATTTTACCCTTAGGCCAATACAGGAAGACGGAGATCCGCCAGATGGCGGAAGATTTCGGGTATCCTGAACTGGCGAAAAAGGCGGAGAGCTATGAAATCTGTTTTGTACCTGATAATGACTATCGTGGGTTCCTGAAACGGAGAGTGGATGGATTGGAAGAACAGGTGAATGGTGGCAACTTTGTATTGAGTGATGGTACGATTGTAGGACACCATAAAGGGTATCCTTTTTATACGATTGGTCAGCGTAAAGGGTTGGATATTGCGCTGGGAAGGCCGATCTATGTAACGGAGATAATCCCTGAAACCAATACGGTTGTGTTGGGTGATGAGGAAGAGTTGAATAGAACGGAGACTTTGGTAGCAGGGATTAATTATATTAAGTACGATCATATTCCGGAAGGAATGGAGGCGATCACCAAGATCCGGTATAAGGATAAGGGGGCGCTGAGTAATTTGTATAATGTGGATGGAAAGGTAAAAGTGAATTTTTATGGAAATGTGAAGGGGATTGCGCCGGGGCAGTCGGCAGTGTTTTATGAAGGTGATGATGTGATTGCAGGAGGTATAATACAGCGAAGTCTATAA
- a CDS encoding RsmB/NOP family class I SAM-dependent RNA methyltransferase, whose product MTRWENYLAAAEKVILEYDGGLPLHHFLKGFFKQHPYMGSRDRRHISQLVYAHYRLGYLYKEEMSVQERIQIGLHLCRAEESENFPIPAPLNIPLDNIFPFKAALSPDIDPIGFSRSFLRQPFLFIRTRKGKQDAIKKLLQRAEISFEEWGPTTLALPNSTKIDTIVTDKSWYEIQDASSQQVGHLFHPKPGEQWWDSCAASGGKSILLLDQEPKVKLMVSDVRSSIISNLHMRFKEAGIRDYTSMVMDLTAPIALERRFDNIILDAPCSGSGTWGRTPENLSFFREEQIKEYQQLQQTIAGNVVKLLKPGGSLIYITCSVFRQENEEVVAHVENTTGLKKQEGGVIAGYEKGADSMFAVRLT is encoded by the coding sequence ATGACCCGATGGGAGAATTATTTAGCGGCTGCTGAAAAAGTAATATTGGAATATGATGGAGGATTGCCTTTGCATCATTTTCTGAAGGGTTTTTTTAAGCAGCATCCTTATATGGGAAGCCGCGATAGACGGCATATTTCACAACTGGTGTATGCTCATTACCGGTTGGGTTATCTATATAAGGAGGAAATGTCTGTACAGGAAAGGATCCAGATTGGTTTGCATTTATGCAGGGCAGAAGAATCGGAAAACTTCCCCATTCCGGCTCCTTTAAATATACCGTTGGATAATATCTTTCCCTTCAAAGCCGCGCTTTCTCCCGATATAGATCCTATCGGGTTTTCCCGTTCATTTCTGCGGCAGCCATTCTTATTTATCCGCACCCGCAAAGGCAAACAGGACGCAATAAAAAAGCTGCTGCAACGCGCTGAGATCTCCTTCGAAGAATGGGGACCAACCACCCTCGCATTGCCAAACAGCACTAAGATCGATACCATTGTCACCGATAAGAGCTGGTACGAAATCCAGGATGCCTCCTCTCAACAGGTAGGTCATCTTTTCCATCCAAAACCGGGAGAACAATGGTGGGATAGCTGTGCGGCCAGCGGAGGAAAATCCATCTTATTATTGGATCAGGAACCAAAGGTAAAACTCATGGTAAGTGATGTGCGCTCTTCCATTATTTCAAATCTGCACATGCGCTTCAAAGAAGCAGGTATCAGGGATTATACCAGTATGGTTATGGACCTGACGGCCCCTATCGCCCTGGAACGTCGCTTCGATAATATCATTTTAGATGCACCCTGTTCCGGCTCCGGTACCTGGGGACGTACACCAGAAAACCTCTCTTTCTTCAGGGAGGAACAGATCAAAGAATACCAACAATTACAACAAACGATCGCAGGCAACGTAGTGAAACTATTGAAGCCGGGGGGATCATTAATTTATATCACCTGCTCCGTATTCCGTCAGGAAAATGAAGAAGTCGTCGCTCATGTAGAAAATACCACAGGCTTGAAAAAGCAGGAGGGAGGCGTGATCGCCGGTTATGAAAAAGGCGCTGACAGCATGTTTGCCGTGCGCCTGACATAA
- the odhB gene encoding 2-oxoglutarate dehydrogenase complex dihydrolipoyllysine-residue succinyltransferase, producing the protein MAIEIKVPTVGESISEVTIAKWLKKDGDYVQQDEVICEMESEKATFELNAEKAGILKIAAPEGATLKIGDVACTIDTDAAAPAATAPAAAAAPAPEAPAAPVTEAAPAAPAVNKGTIEMKVPTVGESISEVTLIKWIKKEGEYVERDEVICELESEKATFELNAEEAGALITLGKEGDVLKVGDPIAKIDTSVGRPAGKAQPAATPAPQAAPQVQNAPVTAIPNDVKTTPVAAAVIADSHVDPATIKGTGAHGKIKKGDVLAALQNPGVALDQEMFTRGERREKMSNLRKTVSRRLVEAKNTTAMLTTFNEVDMTNIMELRAKYKEVFKKQHEVNLGFMSFFTKACCFALKEFPAVNAYIDGEELVYHEYCDVSIAVSAPKGLVVPVIRNAESLDMAQIEKKVVELATKARDSKLTMDEMTGGTFTITNGGVFGSLMSTPIINIPQSAILGMHKIQDRPMAVNGQVVIRPMMYIALSYDHRIIDGRESVSFLVRVKEMLENPEQLLFGKDPLKALLKL; encoded by the coding sequence ATGGCTATCGAAATCAAAGTTCCTACGGTAGGAGAATCTATTAGCGAGGTAACAATTGCAAAGTGGTTGAAGAAAGACGGTGATTATGTGCAACAGGATGAGGTGATCTGTGAAATGGAATCAGAAAAAGCCACCTTTGAATTAAACGCAGAGAAGGCAGGTATCCTGAAGATAGCTGCTCCTGAAGGTGCTACATTGAAAATTGGAGATGTGGCCTGTACAATTGATACAGATGCGGCTGCCCCTGCGGCAACTGCACCAGCTGCTGCGGCAGCGCCGGCTCCTGAAGCCCCTGCGGCACCTGTAACGGAAGCTGCACCTGCTGCTCCGGCTGTAAATAAAGGAACGATTGAGATGAAGGTGCCAACTGTGGGAGAATCTATCAGTGAGGTTACTTTGATCAAATGGATAAAGAAAGAAGGTGAATACGTTGAGCGTGATGAAGTGATCTGCGAACTGGAATCAGAGAAAGCTACTTTCGAACTGAATGCAGAAGAAGCAGGTGCGCTGATCACCCTGGGTAAGGAAGGCGATGTACTGAAAGTAGGCGATCCAATTGCTAAGATCGATACCAGTGTAGGCCGTCCTGCAGGAAAAGCACAACCAGCTGCTACACCAGCGCCACAAGCTGCACCACAGGTACAGAATGCACCTGTCACAGCTATTCCTAACGATGTGAAAACTACACCTGTAGCTGCTGCTGTTATCGCTGACTCACATGTAGATCCGGCTACCATCAAAGGTACCGGCGCTCATGGCAAGATCAAGAAAGGGGATGTACTGGCTGCATTACAGAACCCAGGCGTAGCACTGGATCAGGAAATGTTCACCCGCGGCGAACGTCGTGAAAAGATGAGCAACCTGCGTAAGACAGTTTCCCGCCGCCTGGTAGAAGCTAAGAATACTACTGCCATGCTCACCACTTTCAACGAAGTGGACATGACTAACATCATGGAGCTGCGCGCTAAATACAAAGAAGTGTTTAAGAAACAACATGAGGTGAACCTGGGCTTTATGAGCTTCTTCACCAAAGCTTGTTGCTTTGCACTGAAAGAATTCCCTGCTGTAAATGCTTACATCGATGGGGAAGAATTAGTGTACCACGAATACTGTGATGTATCTATCGCAGTGTCTGCACCTAAGGGGCTGGTTGTACCGGTTATCCGCAATGCAGAGAGCCTGGATATGGCGCAGATCGAGAAAAAAGTAGTGGAACTGGCTACCAAAGCACGCGATAGCAAACTGACAATGGATGAAATGACAGGTGGTACCTTCACCATCACCAATGGTGGTGTGTTTGGTTCTCTCATGAGTACACCAATCATCAACATTCCTCAGTCTGCAATCCTGGGTATGCACAAAATCCAGGATCGCCCAATGGCAGTAAACGGTCAGGTAGTGATCCGTCCGATGATGTACATTGCGCTGAGCTACGATCACCGTATCATCGATGGTCGTGAGTCTGTGAGCTTCCTTGTACGTGTCAAGGAAATGCTGGAAAATCCTGAACAACTGCTGTTCGGTAAAGATCCACTGAAAGCATTACTGAAACTCTAA